A part of Ursus arctos isolate Adak ecotype North America chromosome X, UrsArc2.0, whole genome shotgun sequence genomic DNA contains:
- the KCND1 gene encoding potassium voltage-gated channel subfamily D member 1 — MAAGVATWLPFARAAAVGWLPLAQQPLPPAPGVKASRGDEVLVVNVSGRRFETWKNTLDRYPDTLLGSSEKEFFYDADSGEYFFDRDPDMFRHVLNFYRTGRLHCPRQECIQAFDEELAFYGLVPELVGDCCLEEYRDRKKENAERLAEDEEAEQAGDGPALPAGSSLRQRLWRAFENPHTSTAALVFYYVTGFFIAVSVIANVVETIPCRGPARRPPREQPCGDRFPLAFFCMDTACVLIFTGEYLLRLFAAPSRCRFLRSVMSLIDVVAILPYYIGLFVPKNEDVSGAFVTLRVFRVFRIFKFSRHSQGLRILGYTLKSCASELGFLLFSLTMAIIIFATVMFYAEKGTNKTNFTSIPAAFWYTIVTMTTLGYGDMVPSTIAGKIFGSICSLSGVLVIALPVPVIVSNFSRIYHQNQRADKRRAQQKVRLARIRLAKSGTTNAFLQYKQNGGLEDSGSGEEQALCVRNRSAFEQQHHHLLHCLEKTTCHEFTDELTFSEALGAVSLGGRTSRSTSVSSQAVGSSSLLSSCCPRRAKRRAIRLANSTASVSRGSMQELDTLAGLRRSPAPQSRSSLNAKPHDSLDLNCDSRDFVAAIISIPTPPANTPDESQPSSPGGGGGASSTLRNSSLGTPCLLPETVKISSL; from the exons ATGGCGGCAGGCGTGGCCACGTGGCTGCCTTTCGCGAGGGCGGCCGCGGTGGGCTGGCTGCCCCTGGcccagcagcccctgccccccgcGCCGGGGGTGAAGGCGTCTCGAGGGGACGAGGTTCTGGTGGTGAACGTGAGCGGCCGGCGCTTCGAGACCTGGAAGAACACGCTGGACCGCTACCCAGACACCCTGCTAGGCAGCTCAGAGAAGGAATTCTTCTATGACGCGGACTCGGGCGAGTACTTCTTCGATCGTGACCCAGACATGTTCCGGCACGTGCTGAACTTCTACCGCACGGGCCGCCTCCACTGCCCGCGGCAAGAGTGCATCCAGGCCTTCGACGAAGAGCTGGCTTTCTACGGACTGGTGCCCGAGCTCGTGGGCGACTGCTGCCTCGAAGAGTACCGGGACCGCAAGAAGGAGAACGCCGAGCGCCTGGCGGAGGACGAGGAGGCTGAGCAGGCCGGCGAtggcccagccctgccagccGGCAGCTCCTTGCGGCAGCGGCTCTGGCGGGCCTTCGAGAACCCGCACACGAGCACCGCGGCCCTCGTTTTCTACTACGTGACGGGCTTTTTCATCGCCGTGTCGGTCATCGCCAACGTGGTGGAGACCATCCCGTGCCGCGGCCCCGCGCGGCGGCCCCCGAGGGAGCAGCCCTGCGGCGACCGCTTCCCCCTGGCCTTCTTCTGCATGGACACGGCCTGCGTGCTCATATTCACGGGGGAGTACCTCCTGCGGCTGTTCGCCGCCCCCAGCCGGTGCCGCTTCCTGCGGAGTGTCATGAGCCTTATCGACGTGGTGGCCATCCTACCCTACTACATCGGGCTTTTTGTGCCCAAGAACGAGGATGTCTCCGGCGCCTTCGTCACCCTGCGCGTGTTCCGGGTGTTCCGCATCTTCAAGTTCTCCAGGCACTCGCAGGGCTTGCGGATTCTGGGCTACACACTCAAGAGCTGTGCCTCTGAGCTgggctttctcctcttttcccttaCTATGGCCATCATCATCTTCGCCACTGTCATGTTTTATGCCGAGAAGGGCACAAACAAGACCAACTTTACTAGCATCCCTGCGGCCTTCTGGTATACCATTGTCACCATGACCACACTTGG CTATGGAGACATGGTGCCCAGCACCATTGCTGGCAAGATTTTCGGATCCATCTGCTCCCTCAGTGGTGTCCTGGTCATTGCGCTGCCTGTGCCGGTCATCGTGTCCAACTTCAGCCGCATCTACCACCAGAACCAGCGTGCGGACAAGCGCCGAGCGCAGCAG AAGGTGCGCTTGGCGAGGATCCGGTTGGCAAAGAGTGGTACCACCAATGCCTTCCTGCAGTACAAGCAGAACGGGGGccttgag GACAGCGGCAGTGGGGAGGAACAGGCGCTGTGTGTCAGGAACCGTTCTGCTTTCGAGCAACAACATCACCACCTCCTGCACTGTCTAGAGAAGACAACG TGCCACGAATTCACGGATGAGCTAACCTTCAGCGAGGCTCTGGGTGCTGTCTCACTGGGGGGCCGCACCAGCCGCAGCACCTCCGTGTCCTCCCAGGCAGTGGGGTCCAGCAGCCTGCTGTCGTCCTGCTGCCCCCGCAGGGCCAAGCGCCGTGCCATTCGCCTTGCCAACTCCACGGCCTCGGTCAGTCGCGGCAGCATGCAGGAGCTGGACACACTGGCAGGGCTGCGGAGGAGCCCTGCCCCTCAGAG CCGCTCAAGCCTCAATGCCAAGCCCCATGACAGCCTCGACCTGAACTGTGACAGCCGGGACTTTGTGGCTGCCATCATCAGTATCCCTACCCCTCCTGCCAACACCCCAGATGAGAGCCAACCTTCCTCccctggtggtggcggtggggcCAGCAGCACCCTCAGGAACTCCAGCCTGGGCACCCCTTGCCTCCTCCCGGAGACTGTCAAGATCTCTTCCCTGTGA